A region of the Sarcophilus harrisii chromosome 3, mSarHar1.11, whole genome shotgun sequence genome:
CCATCAGAGgaacagggttattgtgaggatttaATGAGATAGTAACTGTAGagcacttagctcagtgcctcatacatagtaagtgctatacaaatattagctattattattgttattagccCCTTTTCATTTCTACATTTCAGTTGCTTAATACTAGAATTAATCCATCATCATTAcctataaagaaaatgaattaggaAGTTTTGCATtggaaaggatatatatattctttttaaagtcATACTAGAAAACATGTCTTAAAAGTTGGAAATAGGTTTTTTGATATTGATTTCTaaataggaaaaaggaagtaAAGCTTATTAGGGAAGTAGTACTTTGTACATTCAACATTgtttaaaaatagctttcaaatATGCCTTTGCTCCAAGTATGCTTCAAAGAATGTATATGTGGGGGTGGAATGGGGTGGGAAATGGGCTATAATTTCAGATTAAAAATCAACTATTTTGATAGCATCAATGTAAACCTCATAAATCCATAAATAGGGCtattattaattttccttttatacttTGGAGAGGTAGTTGCTATGTTATAAATCAGTCAGTAAATAAACTGGGGACTGCATAAAATAAGTTGGGATGAAGCATGAGAaatatgattttaagaaaataaacattgCTGTCTCAGATTGTCTTTATTGTTCAGActacctcctcttcttccttcctctttgtcccgtttttgcttttaatttttcttaatgaattcaGAGTTGGTTAAGTCCTTAAGACTGAATCGTCTGACCTTAAGTTCTGCATTCCCCATTTATATGAGTAGTCTCCTAGCTGCTCCTACTCCTCTAAACCCAGTGAGTGCCAACATTACTAATCATTAATATCTTAGTTCTTCTAAGTCTAGTTGATTTTCCTACTAGtcaaatatttttactttatatctgcaatcatattaattattgttatttctatttcttgtttgttaTTAATACATAACAAAATCCCCCTCATCCTTTTAACACAGaacccaacaatttttttttctgtttgttttatggtgaagcaattggagttaagttacttgttcactgtcacacagctagtaattgttaggcatctaaggctgaatttgaactcaggtccacctatttcagagctgatgctctacccattgcaccatctagttgcctctggACCTGacaactttaaatatatattgcaaTAAATTTTGACATtgccctccccctttcctttaaaGGTCCTATATTTCATTACTAATCTCATGAATCATTCCCCTCCCCCATGCGATGCCAATTTTGCCTTCtgcaaaaaaataagaaaaaattaattttgctttctgCTTTTTAGGCATAAGTATACTTAAGATATGATCATGTAGCTAAAtgttaatacacacacacacagatatatttaaACATGTTTGGTCTTTTCATTGTTTCAAACTAGCCAGTATGAAGATCTTTTCATCTTAGCTATTCTTGTAAAGTGTGAGATTCCTTGTAAGCATTATTTCTTACTTGCACCACTGCAGACCAAACACATTCTagacaaatcattttttctttaagtctGCTTCATGTAATGGAACGTAGCAATCCAATCCTATACTTACTGGCTCATCTTTTACTTTACAAATGCTGTCACTTTGGGTTTTAATCACCTAGTGTATCCACCCTCCCACATTAATACCCTCTCACCCCAtttatcaaattgtttttttataaaacctaAAACCACAGCTCAATGGTTTCCTGTACCTTTTTCAAAGTCAGCGACTGAAGGAAATGAAATGCACCAATCCACATCCCCTCTTCTTCCACTACTTGCCTTAAGACTCAAAAGTTgtcttcagaaaaatctagaaccTATTACTGACCTTGCTTCCAAGGTTTATACAAACTTTTGCATTTGCCGTAGTTAAATAGACAATTAGAAAGCTGTTGCCCTTATGACcccaataaaaaatttttaagatgGCCACACcctaaagattttattttcctgaaaaagtagttttaatttatgttccatttctgttttcctaaCAGATACCTGGAGGAAAGGGAGATTCTCCTAGAATTGCCTATGTGCTATTAAAGACAAAATTACACCGGAGACTAATTTAAGAACTCTAAACAAGAATAAAACGAGTGAAATTTTAATCTTATTATAagctaaagaaattaaatgtcacTCAAAATTGCCAGCTACTCTACTTTTAGTCCATCAAGGTTTATTATGCAAACAAATACAAGATGGtacaatgaacttttttttttttaacagtgaaCTTTCAAAATCAGAACtgttatttggaaaaaaagattttaccaTTCAATAGAAATTAGGCCAACAATAAGGTGAAAGCACATGTATAACCCCTCTGTGACTAAATAGAAAATTCTCATCCAGGCTCTATTTGCACCAATGCAAATTGCAATGCAATTGATTAATTTTATGAAGTGCTATTTAAATTGCAAACTGATCTCCAGTGAGGTCATACAAAAAGAATCGCAAAATGTGGATATAGCAATTTCCTTCCACAATACTTTAACATGATCATCACAGGTAAATAAAGACAAATTCTAATAAAAGTAAATCTAAGAAAACAAAGTCATGAGTAACTGGTACATAATGCTAGTTACATATAGATATTTTACATAATCAGGATGAAAATTCTTATCTGCAATAGGATTTACCCAACATAGAAAAACCAATTTTGAGGAGTATTTATTGCTTTTTCCAAAGGAAGCCCCTACCATTGTGAAGTCACTGACAGACCCTCAAGGTTTCTTCTTGCAACATTGATCTTCCAAAGATTACACAGCAATACCAGccagattttaaaactttttatttgcatattaaaaaaattgtGCATTCcaataattaaaatcatttgaacaaaaaaaaaaatggcactcTGATTAACTGCATTTTACAGCTTGCCAGGACCTTGGTACAGCTTTGCATTTTACTGTTAACTAGATTTACTGTAGTCCCACCCGAGTTCTTCTTTTCACCAACATgcaagctctttaaaaaaaaaaaaaaaaaatttttttttaaatgccaccAGGACCCAAACTAGCCAGGACAGGCAGATGGAAAGAGGCAGCCGGCTGggccttcatttcaattcagtgtCAGTAGTTCTTTATTCTTTTGATGTTGAAAGGGGCAGCACAGTCATTTAAACTTTATCCAACCTCTTTGCATCTTACAAAGTTAAACAGCTAAAAGAAGTAAAATTAAGAAGGCAATGCTTGTGGAATGTACAGTGCATATTGGCAGGGCAGATTTCATTACGATTCACCCGCTTGCTTCTCCTGTtcaattgctaaaaaaaaaaaaaaaaaaatacaaaaaacacacaaacacacaaaaaagaaaatcattaggAATCCAGTTAGAGAAAACAGGTTGAGACCTGATGAataggttttttcccccatttaagaTTCTCCTAAATAACCTAGTTCCCTTTGATGGCTCCGTTCTACTTGAACCCCCTTATAAAATCTCGAGAAATATTATgattttaatacttttatttaaagTCCTCTTATTTTAAGTGCGCAAATGTTTCCTGCCTTtcattcttctccctcctccttcagcccctcccctcccctccatccaCCCAGCCAGCCACAGCCCCTCCCGCCTAAGTCTTTTCTCCCAGTTGCAAGATCTGTGTGCTGGGGAATTGGGGGTTGGGGTTGGagttggagggggggggggggaagggggaaaaaaggcagctTACTTTCTTTTGAAGGCAGTGGATTTTTCTCTTGTGTTTCTGTCTTCTTCAATTTAGACTTATCGAATTTCTGAATCTCGGCCATATCTGGTTTGTCAGACATTTTTGCAGATTAAGCTGCATACAAAGGAAAACAGGCTTTTGGTGAGAAATCCACCACCCACCCACTCTCTTATAGCGTTCTTCCGCAGAGGCTCCAAGCCAGCAgtcatctccccccccccttcctctttTATTCGATGCAACGGAGTATCTTCCCCTTTCTTAGGAGACTAAACAGCCAACCCCTATTATTTCTAAGTTGGGTAGaggtgggggggaaaaaagagggggtATTATCAAGGGCACTTCCTTTAAAAGTGGGAGATTCAAATTACATAGTAAGAGCTCGAACAAATACTATCTGGTtaagtgtattaaaaaaaaaaatttgtattaaaaaactATCCCAGATTTAAGAATAATTGGTAGAACTCTCCCTACGATAAAAAAAAGACcatcaaaaattaatattaaaaaaaaaaataatggccatgcttaaggatttttttttaattgcctatgTTGCAGGGCGGGAGATGGTTGCACTCCGTTTGCAATCTCGGTTAAGATTTGGAAGGAGTCCtgcattcttccctccctccccccccttcacAAAGAGCTGCAGTCAGAGGAAGCTCCAACCACCGCCCTTAACTGTTCaccaccctcctcctcctcctcctcctcctcctccccgctTTCTCCCGCTTAACAATGCAGTCAGAAAAGACACAACGTAGCCCGAATTTTAAAGACCCGGGAAGCggtttccctcctccctccctccctccctccttccctcctcctcctcccgccACCGCCCAGAACCATTCCGTCTCAGCCCCGCTGCTGCACATTAGCAAGGCAGCCTTCCCTTTCCTCGCTCTCGTTTGCAAGCGCTTAACCTTTACACAAGGAAGGAAGCATGCATCGGGCGAGTTCTAACCGCCTCGAAATACCAAGACCGCAGCCCAGGGTTTTAATTAAGCGCGTTCCAAGCGGCGCAGGAGCCCCAGGTTCCATCTAACCGAAACAAAGGAAGCAGGGGTGGGTCTGAGCACCCCTGCAAGCAGCGGCCACAAGGACCGGCTCCGGATCGCTCTCGCGGGGGTACATCGCGTGCGAAATTCTAAACTAGAAGGGAGCGGCTGAGAGCATCCCCAAGCAAAGGATGGACTCCATCCAAGAGTCTAATTTGGGGTTTTGTATTATTGTCTCCCgcccaaataaacaaacaaacaaacaaacaaataaacaaacaacgaCTTGCTTGTTAAGTCTAGAGATGCTCAAacaaggggaagggaagaaaagagaaacgGGAGCGGGATCCTCACCAGTGACGGGCAGGGCGCACCAGTAAGTCAGCTCTCCAAGGCGGCAGCTCCGAACTGTAGCGTACGGAGCTCTGCGGAGCAGCTATATCCTCCCTCCCATGCAAATGAGGCTGATGTCATAGTGAGGCTGACTTAACTCTTTCTCTGCTTGCACTGCTTCCTTTCTCTAGATCAGctttggaaaaagaagggaaaaaaacccaatacaCACCCACACAGACAGACACCCATATAGATGCCcggaaaatacttaaaaaatactgGAAGGccgagagaggggaaaaggaatggaattaagcatcattctttctttttagacCCAAACTGTCTCTATTTAAAGGCGCATTTATTGGGAACGTTATTGCCCACTTCCCAGATGTGCGTTGTCTGGAGGTCTGTAGTACCTGGGACGTGACATGCGACCATTCCCTTTGAAAATTGGCATTGTCTTTAGGCATAAATCCAGAAAAACCCATCCGCTGACGGGCCTCCCTAATACTGCGGAAAGCGGGATGTATGGGCTTTCTGTGACTCAGCTCCCATACCTCCAGAGTGGCGAGCACTAAGGCTTACCCCACCCatcctctttctttgtcttctacTTAATTCTTACTCCGCTGACCTGAGCCGAACGGTGGGCACCCAAAAGAAGTAGCCAAGAGGGTCTCAGTTATTCTATTGGAATCACTTGCTTCTAATGGACTAAGAGAAGCTTGTAACTTAAACATACTTAACTTGGGTGTAGGTTTCTAGAGGGTAAAAACTGCAGTGAGTTGGGGAAAAACAGGaagttgcttcattttttttaaaaattaaattttgcctcatttttctacCTAAAAAAACTGCCTCGGTGGCCTTCTTGGGTATTAGATaaatactggatttgaaatccCAAATGAATGCAATTATTTTATCCCAATGGGTATTCTTGAACACGTGAGATTGAGAAAGATTtctgtgaagatttttttaaatgagcgtTATCTTTCAAAAAAGCCATATTTTCCACACTAAGCAGTCCGAGTGCTTTAATGCCTTCTATTTATTAGCAGTTCATAGTTCGACCTGAATTAATTTTGATTCTGGGAGCGTTTGGAACTTGAATTGTACAATTCACCCAATTTTGTGAGTACTACCTTCACCTTGAAATTGCAAATACCTGTTTTGTGAATCGTCCATTGTACTCAGTATCAGaattcattgattattttttctaaagaCGTTTTTGTAGttggggttaatttttttttttcttagagaacgCAGAGCAGTTTTCAAAATATCCATTCATTATATACCCTCCATGTCCTGAATAGGAATGTTctgaaatcaattaaaaattacataaatttaaGGTGTATCACTAAAATATGTTACACATGTGCctttgtggatatatatatgtatgtatgtatgtatgcatcaACTAgaagtcaattttattttatttcattatctaattgacttcctttttcctagggaagaaaggggaagaaaggagccAATTTCCTTCTTCTGTAATTATTGCTCTGTTTTACATATTACAGCCATGTTAGGTGCCTTCCCTGCCCCCTCTCCCCTTTCAAATGGTATCACtgtaccttttctttctttttctttttttaaatttgcttttatataattttgaaagggtaatatctttattttccttcaaataaaaCACTCCAGGATTACATTTCTATAGTTTATGCtagaaagaatgttaaaaacaaaaagatcataTCCTGGAGGGTGGGATTTTCTGTAGCTTTCAGCTGACAGCAGTTAAAAGGACACTCTTACTTCCTTGGGCCCCAgtaatttcatttcctccaagGAGGATCTGATCATTAAACATGTCTTTTCTTCCCAGGCgcttaatttcttttccattggaGAAAAGAAGTTTGGGGACAAAAGAAATTCCACAAATTGGATTCCAGTTGAATCAGCACAGGGTTATTTCTGCCTTTTGTctctcaggctttttttttttttttttttcttttctccttctgttATATTAGTAGAGCAGAGACAGCATGTCTAGAAAAGAGAACAGGAAAAAGGCCAGAAATTTTGAAATGTCTTGAGACTTTTTCTGTTATTATCAACCAGCAGTTTTCACAGAGAGTCCCTGatcttggaagaattaaatatacgtatctatgtatgtacacacagagacatacttAGATTATTGCATATTTATGTGTAATACAGGGCAACATTCCTGAGGGAAAAATGTTTATATGCTTAACTGGACAACTGGTTAGGAGACTCTGAGACTTTGAAAAGGGAAGGGTTGGGCTAGCTgaagcagaaacaaaagaaataaaaagagcgTCCACAATATAGGATGGctaagataaaagaaagagagggagaaattgtTTCAGTCCCGAGCTgtcaaagagaaatatatttaggATTTtaagattaatatggaaatggaaatttaattgaaattcaTGATATTCATAGGTTTAGAATAACTTTGGTGGCCCATAATCTAAGTTTCAATTCATCTCTGATGCTagatggaatcaggaagacctgagttcaaatatgagctGGGATactaacaagtcacttaaccactgcctggctcagtttcctcaactgtaaaatggggatttacAGTCTCATCTATTTCTCAGAGTTTTTATGAAAATCAATTGAGATTATGCTTGTAAAGCATCTTGCAGACCTTAAACCACTACTTAATCTTTCCAGTCCTttagttttctgtaaaatggaggggttaaactagatggtttctgaagTCTCTTAATTCTATTGATAATGTCTagttccctttattttacaaattaaggaATTGaaaccaagaaaagcaaaaaagtagcttgtccaaggtcatggagggggcaaacaacaaaaattttaggatttgaactcaggccctctgtTTGAAACAAGCATACTTGCTACTCCCCTGCCCCCTCTTTTACCAAGCAGTAATTATCCTACTATTTAGCACTAGTTAGTAGAGTTTTTGCTATGGTATTATTCTTTCAACAATCCTAGATATTTCaatatatgtaaatgatttttcagATGTTGATGGGTATTCATGTTTAGTATTTTGTCAGTAgaaatcagtgaaatagattgtaaatttcttgaggggaatgtcttttgcttctttaatTCACTTACACGTGGTGATCCTCTTTTCTCTACCATAGCAGGTCTAAATTCCTAGGCTTGTTTTTTGGGTATTCTGTAATCTTGCCCTGCCTAACCTGTGTATTTTTATTTCGGACAATCCACCCTGGCATGCCATCCCTTTTCTGTAACGTAACTTAGACATGTTTTCAAAAGTCTTTCAAATATGTTATTTCACTGATTCCAGGCAAAGTAGCTAGGATAAATAggtatatccccattttatagaaaagtaaaCTGAGAATCAAAGTATAAAATGACTTTCTTAACATCTTATAGTTAGAGAAAGGTAGATCTGGTATTCTGACTTCATAGGAGACTTTgcaaaagcagatttttttcagaACTTGCATCCtaatttgtttttccccaaaattataGTAGTTGTAACTATATTACAACTCCAGCCCACTttgctctctcccttctctgaccTTTTTTTGGACTTGTATTTTACACTATCccagtttaatatttttatttttttttttgcagttgttTCATATGTTAGTTTTATCCCTTCAAAAAGGGATAAAAATCTCTGAAGGCAGAATTGTGacatatttttctcatctctacaatgggaataatattatttGCATAATCTAATTCCCACCTGCCTCTCAGTGATAGTGTGAAAGCACTTTTATACAGTTCTCACAGTGTGGTTGAGTCCTTGAAACTGTCTTAGGAAATTTAGGaggttaaaactattttcataaaatactaatatatatttttatttcttatgtgatAATTGTTGATAGATATAATAacctataaaaacaaaagctctcTATGGAAGGgaggtcctcaataatttttaagagactAAAGGGATCCTGAACCTAAAAATTTTGAGATCTCTGCTCAAAGGCTAATAATTATACtgaatgtcattattattatactctTTCAGGGAAGATGTGGATGAAATATATCTTAGCCTAATATTTGGAGAATACTGTCAAATAACTAATGTTGTTTCTCTGGGATAAAGCTATCAgttctctttttataaaaaacaGATTGATAAGGTGTTGATGGGACTaactggaatatatatatatatatatatatatatatatatatatatatgttgcattGATGGATCCTCCAAATTAAAGAACCTTTATATAAACTCATTTTTCTAGAAACAAGATTGGTCCTACCTACATGATGCAAACATGTGTGTTATTCTGCTGAAGAatgatccattcattttcagaGATTCATTAACCAGGGAATACATATggaaaatttccagaaaaaaattattaatgctttttttatGAGTTTTGTCCCTTTTACTTCCAAGTAAATGCCTCTTATCTCTTAGAGTTCTCCCTTATGGCATAACAATTAGGCAAAAGAAACCTAGGCATCTACAATGCTTAAAAACATGTGTGTACCACTCTATATTTCTAGTTTATTGAGGGGAGGGATGTATGAGCATCTGTCCTTTGAAATAAAGATGGATTATTGCATGTAGATGAGTTTAGCtattcaaaaaagcatttattcatgtgctagacattgtgccAGATACCagggataaaacaaaaatgaaatggtccctTCCTTTGAGATGCTTACTTTCTCTTGGGAGGAATAAAAcacatgaagaaaattaaataccccattaaaaaatcatttctgagGGCGAGAAAGCTGGATTGGCAATTGGAGAGATCAGGATTTGCTTTTAAGAAAGTGAGATATTCTACAAAGTGGAGGTAAGGAGAAGATATTGTTGTAGGTATAGGAAATAGCCtatttttagaaatggaaaatgaaatttcaaaaagtGAATTTAGTTATAGAGAtaggagatggggggggggggcagctaggcCGCCCAATGGATAGAACAACAGCCCTGAAACCAGGAGgagctgaattaaaatctggtctcagacacttaacacttgctagctgtgtgaccctgggcaagtcacgtaaccccatTGTCTCAAGGTGATGGAATGTGGTTAGTGAATTCATTACCTGCAGGTTGCAACCTTTTTgtccttcaattttctcatcttggaTGATCTCAATCCTATGATGCCATAAGATGCTGCCACCATTTTCAAGCTAGTTCCAGTAATGAAAAGACTACAGATATTCTAGTAATTTGTACTAAATTTAAATGTCATTGATTGTACTTTTCAGAGAGAACCAATGGCATCCCAAGAGATGTcttgaattgtatttaagtgaggcacaTTTGCACAGAGTTGTCAGccccattctctcttccagagtcattgaagtccagtggcaaggaaaaagtcaagacaactggcaatGACCTGGGATTCCATGTCTTCGATATGTCAATCAATAAGCTCTACAGTGTCTGTTTCGtggccattgaaacaaattgttctcttccTCCCATTCTGCCAGAAGTCTTCCCATGCTTGAGGGAGACTTCCTTCTAACTCACCAACAACtacatttacatattttagat
Encoded here:
- the TMSB4X gene encoding thymosin beta-4; protein product: MSDKPDMAEIQKFDKSKLKKTETQEKNPLPSKETIEQEKQAGES